In a single window of the Branchiostoma floridae strain S238N-H82 chromosome 2, Bfl_VNyyK, whole genome shotgun sequence genome:
- the LOC118410541 gene encoding complement component C6-like — MAVFFLCRYNVLTEELSGQVLDNSKYGGQCRIVYSGDHGKTFRLPHNTQFYRFQVVADTSFRAEQFSSSKQFYQDTSAKRQRDIHTDASTSFSVFTASAEVASSQSHGNHDVLKSSQDSDSALFTVSNQIELAQFRINGGSNFILSDSFYRALEELPVVYSYAEYKKLIVDFGTHYVSAGKLGGQYRYAYRYNRRNLTESGLSDEQQKSCLSNEAKASFLGISIGGGFKKCQNNKLSQQTAGSFTLAASDSVSFVKGGTSQTAGSLAYTNHPMTEKYQAWLDDVKNNPAVISVELYPLSELVAGVSLASLKKRHLVRALVQYLDEFHPCKCAPCRNNGKAVLIGTACECVCAEGTYGASCEKVADPSLAVKDVDGSWSCWTGWSACSARCGGGSSRRNRACDNPVNSGGGQFCTGDSLDAKTCNVFPCGGPGTTLFPDAPPTPVPRTGDKVSAGQVGEPGNTASQGLGLAIGLSVAVVICLAVAAALAYKYRRHGRPHSQSETRPMVAQQL; from the exons ATGGCGGTTTTCTTTCTCTGCAGGTATAACGTTCTAACAGAGGAGCTGAGTGGGCAAGTCTTGGACAACTCCAAATATGGCGGTCAGTGCAGGATTGTTTACAGTGGAGACCATGGGAAAACCTTCCGCCTGCCGCATAACACCCAGTTCTACAGGTTCCAG GTGGTTGCCGACACGTCCTTCCGTGCGGAACAGTTCAGCAGCTCTAAACAATTCTATCAGGACACCTCCGCCAAGAGACAGCGGGACATCCATACAGATGCGTCAACCTCTTTCTCG GTGTTCACAGCCAGCGCTGAGGTCGCCAGCAGCCAGTCCCATGGCAACCATGACGTCCTCAAGTCCAGCCAGGACTCGGACTCCGCCCTGTTTACCGTCTCCAACCAGATCGAGCTTGCGCAGTTCAGGATTAACGGCGGCAGCAACTTCATTCTGTCAGACAGCTTCTACAG AGCGCTGGAGGAGTTACCGGTGGTGTACAGTTACGCGGAATACAAGAAGCTGATAGTTGATTTCGGGACGCACTACGTGTCAGCGGGCAAGCTGGGTGGGCAGTACCGGTACGCGTACAGGTACAACCGCCGCAACCTTACCGAGTCGG GTCTGAGCGACGAGCAGCAGAAGTCGTGTCTCAGTAATGAGGCCAAGGCGTCCTTCCTGGGGATCAGCATCGGCGGCGGCTTCAAGAAATGTCAGAACAACAAGCTGTCTCAGCAGACCGCAG GAAGCTTCACCCTCGCCGCCAGTGACAGCGTGTCCTTCGTAAAAGGCGGGACGTCCCAAACGGCCGGTAGCCTGGCTTACACCAACCATCCAATGACAGAAAAGTACCAGGCTTGGCTGGATGATGTAAAGAACAATCCGGCGGTTATCTCCGTCGAG CTTTACCCACTGTCGGAACTGGTTGCTGGCGTGTCCCTGGCATCCTTGAAGAAGCGCCATCTAGTGCGCGCCCTGGTGCAGTACCTGGACGAGTTCCACCCGTGCAAGTGCGCCCCCTGCCGGAACAACGGAAAGGCGGTGCTGATCGGGACGGCATGCGAATGCGTCTGCGCAGAGGGAACATATGGCGCGTCCTGTGAGAAAGTGGCTGATCCCAGCCTGGCGG TAAAAGACGTTGACGGGAGCTGGAGCTGCTGGACCGGCTGGTCGGCCTGCTCGGCTCGGTGTGGTGGCGGGTCTAGCCGGAGGAACCGCGCCTGCGACAACCCAGTCAACTCCGGCGGGGGTCAGTTCTGCACCGGGGACAGCCTGGACGCCAAAACCTGCAACGTCTTCCCATGTGGCGGACCAG GCACCACGCTGTTCCCGGATGCTCCCCCCACCCCGGTGCCACGGACTGGTGACAAGGTTTCCGCGGGACAGGTCGGGGAACCTGGGAACACCGCGAGCCAAGGCCTCGGACTGGCAATCGGACTATCTGTGGCTGTGGTCATCTGCCTGGCTGTCGCCGCTGCGCTGGCCTACAAGTACAGGAGACATGGACGTCCCCACAGCCAAAGCGAGACTAGGCCGATGGTGGCCCAGCAACTCTGA
- the LOC118410175 gene encoding angiopoietin-related protein 1-like: MLEKHGVDCESFQVLDEKPTDVVVGRTPGLLKPSQGEEDPIQESLLPAGEDDRKDRTGGMLYGNGQSDYPDAPPSVKLGRTNYFEDCAQVHTAYVTLLGYVSSGVFSITPVNIDSPMSVYCDQTTDGGGWTVIQRRFDGSLEFFRIIDAYREGFGDSSGEYWLGLDNIHRLTAQDAYELYIELEDWEGNVKYARYSTFSVGAGGYHTLRVGGYSGTAGDGFGTDQPTTSYRYQNGAKFSTRYFDQDASSVSSVAELHGGGWWYRGMAYSNLNGPYFRDTDLRSNNNGMGVLWYQFTDDFSYSLKKTKMMVRPTDFSTRLANN; the protein is encoded by the exons ATGTTAGAGAAACACGGCGTGGACTGTG AATCTTTCCAGGTACTGGACGAGAAGCCGACTGACGTTGTCGTTGGACGCACTCCAGGTTTACTGAAGCCATCACAAGGCGAAGAAGATCCAATCCAAG AGTCTCTACTACCAGCTGGCGAAGATGATCGCAAGGACAGGACCGGTGGAATGCTGTACGGCAACGGGCAATCTGACTACCCTGACGCCCCACCCAGCGTCAAGCTAGGGAGAACTAACTACTTTGAGGACTGCGCTCAGGTCCACACTGCCTACGTCACCCTTCTTGGCTACGTTTCTAGTGGGGTGTTCTCTATCACACCTGTTAATATTGATAGCCCAATGTCTGTATACTGTGATCAGACCACAGATGGGGGAGGGTGGACGGTCATACAGAGGAGGTTTGACGGGTCCCTCGAGTTTTTCCGTATTATCGATGCTTACCGGGAGGGGTTTGGGGACTCTAGTGGGGAGTACTGGCTAGGGTTGGACAACATCCATCGTCTCACTGCCCAGGACGCGTACGAGTTGTACATCGAGCTCGAAGATTGGGAAGGGAATGTGAAATACGCTAGATACTCCACCTTCTCAGTCGGTGCGGGTGGTTATCACACCCTAAGGGTCGGGGGGTACAGCGGGACGGCCGGGGACGGGTTCGGGACGGATCAGCCGACTACATCATACCGTTACCAGAACGGTGCGAAGTTCAGCACTCGATATTTTGACCAAGACGCTTCCTCCGTTTCTTCGGTGGCAGAACTTCATGGCGGGGGTTGGTGGTACAGGGGTATGGCCTACAGTAACCTGAACGGCCCGTACTTTCGAGATACCGATCTACGCAGCAACAACAATGGTATGGGCGTTCTGTGGTACCAGTTCACAGATGACTTCAGCTATTCCCTTAAAAAGACCAAAATGATGGTCCGTCCCACTGACTTCAGCACCAGACTGGCGAACAACTGA